A single genomic interval of Petroclostridium xylanilyticum harbors:
- the yfmF gene encoding EF-P 5-aminopentanol modification-associated protein YfmF has product MNIVKKLNLKEGINLYCIPLEKFKTYTVSIFIHRQLTKENATRNALLPYVLRRGCKGFPNSQAIAEYLENLYGAAFDCGINKKGESQILYFSFEVIDDQYISNDGGLLKKILEFAQTLVFNPITEGGVFKKEYVEQEKEKLRDLIKGLINNKMVYAVERCYQEMCKDERFSIYELGNIEDLELIDERNLYEYYTSVIRSSPVDIFVTGRINEEEVYNLVKSLFDINLEQKLEYPSTEIVSQVKSVKKIDEELEVAQGKLSLGFRTKVSPRDRDYYSLIVYSGILGGGPHSKLFNNVREKLSLAYYVFSRLEKFKGLMLVSSGIEVQNYQKALDEILKQVDEIKNGNITDYEYESTINSSINSIRSLTDNAFHMTDYYLSQFVGGTNDSFEDLIQKISLVTKEDVISVAQKIELDTIYFLKNKA; this is encoded by the coding sequence GTGAATATTGTTAAAAAATTAAATTTAAAAGAGGGAATCAATCTATATTGTATTCCCCTGGAAAAATTTAAAACCTATACGGTAAGTATTTTTATTCATAGGCAACTAACAAAAGAAAATGCTACAAGAAACGCACTATTGCCCTACGTATTAAGAAGGGGATGTAAAGGATTCCCTAATTCTCAAGCAATAGCTGAATATCTGGAAAATTTATATGGTGCAGCGTTTGATTGTGGTATAAATAAAAAAGGTGAAAGTCAGATACTCTACTTCAGCTTTGAAGTAATTGATGACCAATATATTTCAAATGATGGAGGATTACTGAAGAAAATTTTGGAGTTTGCCCAGACTCTGGTATTTAACCCTATTACCGAAGGTGGGGTGTTTAAGAAGGAATACGTGGAACAGGAGAAAGAAAAATTAAGAGATTTAATTAAAGGATTAATTAACAATAAGATGGTTTATGCGGTAGAACGCTGTTATCAGGAAATGTGCAAAGATGAACGTTTTAGTATTTATGAACTAGGTAATATAGAAGATTTGGAATTAATTGATGAGAGGAATCTTTACGAATACTATACGTCAGTTATACGTTCCAGCCCGGTTGATATTTTTGTAACAGGCAGAATAAATGAAGAAGAAGTATATAATCTTGTTAAAAGCTTGTTTGATATTAATTTAGAGCAAAAACTTGAGTATCCATCTACAGAAATTGTTTCACAAGTAAAATCTGTTAAAAAGATAGACGAAGAATTGGAAGTAGCTCAAGGAAAACTTTCTTTAGGATTTAGGACAAAGGTTTCACCCCGGGACAGAGATTACTATTCCTTAATTGTTTACAGTGGTATCTTGGGGGGAGGTCCCCATTCCAAACTATTTAATAATGTAAGGGAAAAATTGAGTTTAGCATATTATGTGTTTTCACGGTTGGAAAAATTTAAGGGGCTTATGCTGGTCAGTTCGGGAATAGAAGTACAGAACTATCAAAAGGCATTGGATGAGATATTAAAACAGGTAGATGAGATAAAAAATGGCAATATTACAGACTATGAATATGAGTCTACAATAAATAGTTCCATTAATAGTATAAGATCATTAACAGACAATGCATTTCATATGACAGACTATTACTTGAGCCAGTTTGTGGGAGGCACCAACGATAGTTTCGAGGATTTGATTCAAAAAATTTCTTTGGTAACGAAAGAAGATGTAATATCAGTAGCTCAAAAAATAGAGTTGGACACTATTTATTTTCTTAAAAATAAGGCTTAA
- the mraZ gene encoding division/cell wall cluster transcriptional repressor MraZ — translation MFIGEYLHSIDTKGRIIIPSKFREDLGEKFIVTKGLDNCLFVYSLEEWVNLETKLKTLPLTSKDARAFIRFFFSGATECEVDKQGRILIPANLREHAGLEKDVVVIGVSTRVEIWDKERWDQYNSDDNISPDEIAEKMAFLGI, via the coding sequence GTGTTCATTGGTGAATATCTGCATAGTATAGATACAAAGGGAAGAATTATCATCCCATCTAAATTCCGTGAAGATTTAGGTGAAAAATTCATTGTTACAAAAGGTTTAGATAATTGTCTATTTGTATATTCGCTTGAAGAATGGGTAAACCTAGAAACAAAATTAAAAACTTTACCACTCACCAGTAAAGATGCAAGAGCTTTTATTAGGTTTTTTTTCTCCGGGGCCACTGAATGTGAAGTAGACAAGCAGGGCAGAATCCTTATTCCTGCTAACTTACGGGAACATGCCGGCTTGGAAAAGGACGTAGTTGTAATAGGGGTTTCTACCAGAGTAGAAATCTGGGATAAAGAACGATGGGATCAGTACAACAGCGATGACAATATAAGTCCGGATGAAATTGCAGAGAAGATGGCATTTTTAGGAATATAA
- a CDS encoding YhcN/YlaJ family sporulation lipoprotein, translating to MKNKFMKIMTLILIFMLIVTFVGCRVAQRPMPNQPDTLRTPGAPARYGTPGTPTTPGKIGTPGAPGTALDRLGTPGAPDTPYAPGRVGINNNAPTATDANRTAQYIANQLSAMEPIERATVVISGNTALVGIDIVDNYYKYDEEEYLKDDLVQKVKNMAPGVTNVAITESPDLYQRISNLSRDMANGRVIQGLTNEFTEIVNRIRPSVR from the coding sequence GTGAAGAATAAATTTATGAAAATAATGACATTAATCTTAATTTTTATGCTTATCGTAACGTTTGTAGGGTGTAGAGTAGCACAGAGACCTATGCCGAATCAACCCGATACGCTTAGAACACCTGGAGCACCAGCCAGATATGGTACACCCGGCACACCAACTACACCTGGTAAAATAGGAACACCTGGTGCACCTGGTACGGCCCTTGATAGGCTTGGTACACCCGGTGCCCCCGATACACCTTATGCGCCTGGAAGAGTAGGAATAAATAATAATGCGCCAACAGCTACTGATGCAAATAGAACGGCACAGTATATAGCAAATCAATTAAGTGCAATGGAACCAATAGAAAGGGCGACTGTCGTGATAAGTGGCAATACAGCCCTTGTGGGAATTGATATTGTAGACAATTACTATAAATATGATGAAGAAGAATATTTAAAGGATGATCTTGTTCAAAAGGTTAAAAATATGGCACCCGGAGTAACAAATGTAGCTATTACCGAATCGCCTGACTTATATCAAAGGATTAGCAATCTGTCCAGGGACATGGCAAATGGAAGAGTGATACAGGGATTAACCAATGAGTTTACTGAAATTGTTAACAGAATAAGACCTTCTGTAAGATAG
- the rsmH gene encoding 16S rRNA (cytosine(1402)-N(4))-methyltransferase RsmH translates to MDFHHVSVMLEESIDALNIKPEGIYVDATLGGGGHSYRICEKLGSNGKLIGIDQDVNAIAASTERLKDYKEKIILVNDNFKNIKEILQRLNILSVDGVVADLGVSSHQLDEGERGFSYQQDAALDMRMDRKNPLSAYNIINEYSEEELTNIIFSYGEEKWARRIAKFIVQRRETAPISTTGELVDVIKKAIPAAARRDGPHPAKRTFQAIRIAVNNELGILESAIMDFADVLKPGGRMAIITFHSLEDRIVKQTFSRLSSKCECPPQFPVCVCGKKPVTKIVVKKPIVPSEQELTVNPRARSAKLRVVEKL, encoded by the coding sequence ATGGACTTTCATCATGTGTCGGTGATGCTTGAAGAGAGTATTGATGCTCTAAATATAAAACCGGAAGGAATATATGTTGATGCAACATTAGGTGGTGGAGGCCATTCCTATAGAATTTGTGAAAAATTAGGGAGTAATGGTAAGCTTATAGGCATTGATCAAGATGTTAATGCTATTGCTGCATCTACAGAAAGGTTAAAAGATTATAAAGAAAAAATTATACTAGTAAATGATAACTTTAAAAATATAAAAGAAATATTACAGAGATTAAATATTTTATCAGTTGATGGAGTAGTTGCAGATTTGGGTGTTTCATCTCACCAGCTGGATGAGGGAGAAAGAGGATTTAGTTACCAACAAGACGCAGCTTTAGATATGAGAATGGATAGGAAGAACCCTTTGAGTGCCTATAATATCATAAATGAATATTCGGAGGAAGAATTAACGAATATTATTTTTAGTTACGGCGAGGAGAAATGGGCAAGAAGAATAGCAAAGTTTATTGTGCAGCGACGGGAAACGGCGCCAATCTCTACAACGGGAGAATTGGTGGATGTTATCAAGAAGGCGATTCCGGCAGCAGCAAGAAGGGATGGCCCGCACCCGGCCAAAAGAACTTTTCAAGCTATTAGAATTGCAGTAAATAATGAATTGGGGATTCTTGAGTCCGCTATTATGGATTTTGCAGATGTTCTGAAACCGGGCGGGAGGATGGCCATCATAACTTTTCATTCGCTTGAAGACCGAATCGTAAAGCAGACTTTTAGCAGGTTAAGCAGTAAATGTGAATGCCCACCCCAGTTTCCGGTTTGTGTATGTGGAAAAAAACCAGTAACTAAAATTGTAGTAAAGAAACCAATAGTTCCATCAGAGCAAGAGTTAACAGTTAATCCGAGAGCCAGAAGTGCGAAGCTTAGAGTAGTGGAGAAGTTGTAG
- a CDS encoding Spo0E family sporulation regulatory protein-aspartic acid phosphatase, which produces MLVRNADFEQIYAISIELDKLIVEYYNQIRTKKKQPNAKLLNKR; this is translated from the coding sequence ATGTTAGTAAGAAATGCCGACTTTGAACAGATCTATGCCATCAGTATAGAATTGGACAAGCTTATTGTTGAGTATTATAATCAGATACGGACAAAGAAAAAACAACCTAATGCAAAACTGTTAAATAAGAGATAG
- the lgt gene encoding prolipoprotein diacylglyceryl transferase: protein MQPIRFPGLGLEFFIDRTAFTIFGLPIYWYGIIISTGFLLGLMIAIFEAKRTGLDPEIIMDVALYGTPAAIVGARLYYVIFYGNLSEIFLIRQGGLAIYGAIIAALISTIIYCKIKRINVWKVFDIGTLGLIIAQAIGRWGNFVNQEAYGGPTSLPWRMEIYDAEAQARIAVHPTFLYESLWNLLGFVFLMWYRKRKKFEGEMFLLYAFWYGLGRFWIEGLRTDSLYWGSFRVSQVVAAVSVILSIGLMISFRKKTSNI, encoded by the coding sequence ATGCAACCGATAAGATTTCCAGGACTGGGGCTGGAATTTTTTATAGACCGTACAGCTTTTACCATCTTTGGATTACCCATATACTGGTATGGTATTATTATTTCAACCGGCTTCTTATTAGGTCTTATGATTGCTATATTTGAAGCTAAAAGGACGGGATTGGACCCTGAGATTATTATGGATGTTGCTCTTTATGGTACGCCTGCAGCGATAGTGGGGGCAAGATTGTATTATGTAATTTTTTATGGCAATTTAAGTGAAATATTTTTGATAAGACAGGGTGGGTTAGCAATATATGGGGCCATTATAGCTGCCCTCATTTCTACCATCATATATTGCAAAATAAAAAGAATAAATGTCTGGAAAGTATTTGACATAGGGACTTTAGGACTTATAATTGCACAAGCTATAGGAAGATGGGGTAATTTTGTAAATCAGGAAGCCTACGGTGGCCCTACATCACTACCTTGGAGAATGGAGATATATGATGCGGAGGCTCAGGCTAGAATAGCGGTACATCCGACTTTTCTATATGAATCGTTATGGAACCTGCTGGGTTTCGTGTTTCTTATGTGGTATCGGAAGAGAAAAAAATTTGAAGGCGAGATGTTTTTATTGTATGCCTTCTGGTACGGATTGGGTAGATTCTGGATTGAAGGGTTAAGAACAGATAGCTTATACTGGGGAAGTTTTCGGGTATCGCAGGTTGTTGCTGCAGTATCTGTAATACTAAGTATAGGCCTTATGATTTCATTTAGAAAAAAGACTAGCAACATCTAG
- the yfmH gene encoding EF-P 5-aminopentanol modification-associated protein YfmH — MELRQYESPVLKEIMYHGVDKSGLNVYILPKKGYSKSYAVFATHYGSIDSKFVVPGEDHVTEVPDGIAHFLEHKLFEEEEGNVFDKFSRLGVSANAFTSFNTTAYLFSCTDNFYESLDILLNFVQNPYFTEESIQKEQGIIGQEIRMYDDDPNWRVFFNFLGALYHEHPVKKDIAGTIESISKINKDILYKCYNTFYNPSNMLLFVLGDVDPKEVGEHVEHNLKIREPLKNEIKRLYPEEPPTIYQQKVEQNLSVSIPLFQMGFKDTDIGYGGSRLLKKDIITRILLEMIMGKSTPLYQNLYEQGLINDTFEVDFNAEVNYGFTIFGGESFNPEKVQQEMINEINRLQRDGLDEKVFERIKKVIFGRFLRQFNSVEKLANTFVANLFRNINLFDYIQTYESITFNDVKERFTNHFKIDNMALSVIKPYESN; from the coding sequence ATGGAATTAAGACAATATGAAAGTCCAGTATTAAAAGAAATAATGTATCATGGAGTAGATAAAAGCGGTTTAAATGTCTATATATTACCAAAAAAAGGATACAGCAAAAGTTATGCTGTTTTTGCTACACATTACGGTTCTATTGATAGTAAATTCGTAGTACCCGGGGAGGACCACGTGACCGAGGTGCCGGATGGGATTGCACATTTTCTGGAACATAAACTGTTTGAAGAAGAAGAAGGAAACGTGTTTGATAAATTCTCACGTTTAGGGGTTTCAGCGAATGCTTTTACCAGTTTTAATACTACCGCATACCTGTTTTCCTGTACGGATAACTTTTATGAAAGCTTGGACATATTATTAAATTTTGTACAAAACCCTTATTTTACCGAAGAAAGTATACAAAAAGAGCAAGGAATAATAGGCCAGGAAATCCGGATGTATGATGATGATCCAAATTGGAGAGTGTTTTTTAATTTTCTTGGCGCATTGTATCATGAACATCCAGTAAAAAAAGATATTGCCGGAACCATTGAAAGCATTAGTAAAATAAATAAAGACATATTATATAAATGCTATAATACTTTTTACAATCCTTCTAATATGCTTCTGTTTGTATTAGGGGATGTGGACCCCAAAGAGGTAGGGGAGCATGTAGAGCATAATTTGAAGATAAGAGAGCCTCTAAAAAATGAAATAAAAAGACTATATCCTGAAGAGCCACCTACCATATATCAACAAAAAGTGGAACAAAATTTAAGTGTATCCATTCCGTTATTTCAAATGGGGTTTAAAGATACCGATATTGGTTACGGGGGCTCCCGGTTACTGAAAAAAGATATTATTACACGGATTTTGCTGGAAATGATCATGGGAAAAAGTACTCCTTTATACCAAAATCTATATGAACAAGGTTTGATTAATGATACTTTTGAAGTTGATTTTAATGCAGAGGTAAACTATGGGTTTACTATTTTTGGAGGAGAATCCTTTAACCCTGAAAAGGTTCAACAGGAAATGATTAATGAAATTAACAGATTACAGCGTGATGGGTTGGATGAGAAGGTCTTTGAGAGGATTAAAAAAGTAATTTTTGGAAGGTTCCTGAGACAATTTAATAGTGTAGAAAAACTGGCAAATACTTTCGTAGCCAATTTATTTAGAAATATTAATCTTTTCGATTATATTCAAACCTATGAGTCAATAACTTTTAATGATGTTAAAGAACGCTTTACAAATCACTTTAAAATTGATAATATGGCATTGTCTGTTATAAAACCATATGAATCGAATTGA